One stretch of Cellulomonas wangsupingiae DNA includes these proteins:
- a CDS encoding transglutaminase family protein: MSRLRIVHTSTFRYTDPVVASYNEARMTPLSHPGQVVLESRLDIHPQTWTHDYRDYWGTHVTAFEVLAPHRSLVLTAEHVVEVAERPGPSSTVGWDVLRGPEVRDRLSEHLAVTDATEVPQEVVDLAQAAADGLEPAAAAEAVCRALRDEMEYIPGVTTVHTPATEAWTKRTGVCQDMAHLALGALRALGIPARYVSGYLNPDASGEVGATVTGESHAWLEWWTGEWTGYDPTNRVRAGEHHVVLGRGRCYDDVPPLRGIYAGPQTQDLVVQVRITREA, from the coding sequence GTGAGCAGGTTGCGGATCGTCCACACGTCCACGTTCCGCTACACCGACCCGGTGGTCGCGTCGTACAACGAGGCCCGCATGACGCCGCTGTCCCACCCCGGGCAGGTCGTGCTCGAGTCACGCCTCGACATCCACCCGCAGACGTGGACGCACGACTACCGCGACTACTGGGGCACGCACGTGACCGCGTTCGAGGTGCTCGCCCCGCACCGGTCGCTCGTGCTGACGGCCGAGCACGTCGTGGAGGTCGCCGAGCGGCCCGGGCCGTCGTCGACGGTCGGCTGGGACGTGCTGCGCGGACCCGAGGTGCGGGACCGGCTCTCGGAGCACCTCGCCGTGACCGACGCGACCGAGGTGCCGCAGGAGGTCGTCGACCTCGCGCAGGCCGCCGCCGACGGGCTCGAGCCGGCTGCGGCGGCCGAGGCGGTGTGCCGGGCGCTGCGCGACGAGATGGAGTACATCCCGGGGGTCACGACCGTCCACACGCCCGCGACGGAGGCGTGGACCAAGCGCACGGGCGTCTGCCAGGACATGGCCCACCTCGCGCTGGGCGCGCTGCGCGCGCTCGGCATCCCGGCGCGCTACGTCTCGGGGTACCTGAACCCCGACGCGTCGGGGGAGGTCGGTGCCACGGTCACGGGCGAGTCGCACGCCTGGCTCGAGTGGTGGACCGGCGAGTGGACCGGCTACGACCCGACGAACCGGGTGCGGGCGGGGGAGCACCACGTCGTCCTGGGGCGGGGGCGCTGCTACGACGACGTGCCGCCGTTGCGCGGGATCTACGCCGGTCCGCAGACGCAGGACCTCGTCGTGCAGGTCCGGATCACGCGGGAGGCCTGA